The uncultured Paludibaculum sp. sequence GCTACGTAGATGAAGCCATTGGGGTCGACGGCCACGGCTGTTGCGTCGTCGTAGCGATCGCCACCATTGAAGGTGGAGAAGACGAGACGCTTGTTCTCTGACGGGGATTGCGCAGCCAACGTGGCCGCGACAGCAACGAGTAGGATGATCTTCCGCATACACAGAAGACGCGCGGCATTCTTCTGAACGGGATCACAGGTAGATGGGAATTCGTGAGACAGCTCCAGTGAGTAGGACGCCGGCGCACTCCGAGTCCTCTTGCTCGCTAGGTCAGGGTGACCAGCGCTGCGGGTATGCGGCCAAAAAGCGCGCGCAACGGAATTGACCCGGCGCAGGTCCATCGCTCGTTAGTGAGTAGGTTCACGACACTTTTGCCGGCTAGTTGCGCGGGTACCGGAAGCACAGTCTCGTGCCACTCCTCCGCGGCCTTCCCGTAGGGCGCATCACCCAGAAGCTCAGTGAACCAGCGAAGGACGGCGGCGAGCAGTACCTTCTCACCTTGAATCCGCGCGAACGCCACCACGTGATCGCTGATTGGGCCTGAGGCGTAGAGCGGCGCATATCGGCCGTCGATCAGCAAGTCGGGGTTCTCTCGCCGAAAGTTCAGCCCAATCGCGGTGATAGCCGCTTTCAGTTCGCCCGCATCGGGCTGCTGGCCGATCTGCGCGAAATCGTAGACACGGTTCTCATTGAGTGCATAGTCAGCCTGAGCGCGCCAACGGCTGAACCAGTTCCGACGGGTGTCGAAGTCGACGGGGTGGCGATTGTCGGGGTCCACAAGTGTCAGATCCCAGAACTCGGTGCCCTGATAGAAATCGGTGACTCCCGGTGAGGCAAGCTTCAAGGTGAGCTGCGAGAGGGAGTTCAGCGCCCCAAAATAGGCGATCCGGTCGGCAAAGGCGCCGAACGACTCACGGAATGCCGCGGAGTGCTGTTCCGTCATCAGGCTACGGATGAAATGCGCAAGAGCGTTGTCGTACTCGTTGGAGGGATTGATCCAGCTCGAGTGAGTCTTGGCCTCCTTGATGGCCTTGGACATGTACTCGTGAATGCGGCTCTGCAGCCGTTCGTCGTTCCAGCCCTGGGGTACCGACCAAATGGCCAGGAGGCTCTGGTAGAAAAGGTATTCGTCATTCCGGTCTGGCGCGACCTGTCCGCCCGTCCGGGTACGGGCCGGCGCAACGATCTTCGACCAAATACGCAAGTGCTTACGCCACTCTTCGGGCAACTCCGACAGCACGCTGACGCGCACGCGGGCATCCTCCCCACGCTTGGTGTCGTGCGTGGATGTGGTAATCATCGAACGCGGACTGCTGGCCTGGCGGTAGGCATTGGCGGCGTGAAAGTCCTCGAGCGGCGAACCGAGGGCAGCCGGCTCGCCACCCACTTCGTTGAGGGAGGCGAGGGGGCAATAGCGATAGAAGGCGGTATCCTCAATCCCCTTGGCCTGCACTGGGCTCGTGTACTGCTGGAACTTCTGAGCCAACCTTAGGCGGCGCGCCAGGATGCGTCCTTCGGGCTCGGCGAAATCAGGACACAGGCTCTCTCGAATGAAGGAGAAGATCGACGATTCCATCGCGGGATTCCGGACAACAGCGTCGTTGATCGCTCTGTCAACTACATCCCGGTCGTACTCACCGACACCGCGCGGGCTGATATAGGTGCGGTAGACGGGGAAGCAGGCCACGACCTCGCGCAAGGCCTCCTGGAGACTGTCGAGAGTGAAGTCGCGACAACGTCGATCCTCTTCCGACATGCGATTCAATTCGTGCGCCAGCACATTCAGTTCGCTGACCATCGAGGTCGAAATAATCTGCTGTTTGGCGGAGTAACAGATCTCCTCGAAATCCACGCTGCGGCGCGAGAAGCTGTGGTAGATGCGGCGAATCGACTCGAGGTTCTTTGGTTTCACGAACAGGCGATTCACCTGGTTCAAATACTCATAGCCGGTGGTGCCATCCACCGGCCATTCGGAGGTGAGCCGCTCAGTGGAGGCGAGAATCTTCTCCACGACGATATAACAGGCCGGATGACCGCAGGCCACGGTTTCTCGCAATTGATGCAGATAGCTGGTCGGGTCGTAAAGCCCGTCGATGTGATCGAGACGCAGTCCCTGGACGCGGCCGGAATGCATCAACTCGACGACTTTGGCGTGGGCCGACTCAAAAACCTGGGGCGACTCCATCCGCAGTCCGGCGAGCTCGTTGATGTCAAAGAAGCGGCGATAGTTGATTTCGTGCAGTGCGGTACGCCAGTAGCTGAGGCGATAGGGCTGCAATTCCAGCAGTTCATGCAGCAAGTCGAAACTGGCGGGGCTGCCAGGCTGACCGTTGAATTCCTGGACGTTCACATCAATGTGCCGCTGTAGCGGCTCCGATTGATCCAACAGCCGCGCAAGCCGTTGGCCGGCGATATTGAGTTCTCGGACGCGGTCAGAGATGGCGGCTTGGGAATCGTCCGTGTAATGCGGAAGGTGGTCAAGCTGAAACAGAATGCTGAGGAATTCCTGGTGAGTTTCTGGCTCCTCGGCCAGCACTTCGGCCAACGCCTCTTCCCTGTGGCGAAGTATGATGCGACACTGCCGGGGATTCAACGGAAGATTCTGTTCCCAGTAACGTAGGGAAAAGTCGCCACGATGATGGACGACCTGCAGCTCTCCAGACTCCAGAGCTGTCCCATATTGATGACCCAGAATCGGCAACAGCACCTTGTTCTGAAGCTCGTCCTTGACGGGCTGCCAGTCAATATCAAAGTACTCGGCAAACTGCGAGGAAGGGCCGTTGCGGAGAACATCACGCCAAGCTTCGTTGTACAGCGAATCGGCGCACATGTGGTTGGCTACATAGTCGAGGACGATTCCCATGGAATGGTGGGCCGCGGCCTCGCAGAGGCCGGTGAAGCCCTGCTCACCTCCAAGCTCGTGACTGATCACCGCGGGATCGCAGATGTCGTAGCCGTGCCGGCTATGGGGGCGCGCTTTCCAGATGGGTGAGAGGTAGAGATGAGTGACGCCCAGGTCCGCAAGGTACGGGACCAACTGACGCACCGCGTCGAAACCGAGATCGTCGTTGAGCTGTAAGCGATAAGTACTAACAGGATTGGGTGGACTGGGCATGGCTATTCCGCGACATCTTCCGCTTCCGCAGTGAAAACAGCACATCCGGCGCGCACAAAGACAAGGCGCGTATCCTCAGTGATACGGGGTCGTGACACTGGGTCGACGGCGAATCCGCGGTCTTCGCTGGTCAGCGCGATCCGGCCCTCAAGAGGAAGGCCACCCCATACCCCGCCTGACTGGAGAGCCACGTGGACGGAAATCGTCTGTCCCTCGTCTCGCCATACCAGCGAGATCAGTCCTTCGCGTTCACAGACTGTGCAAGTCATCGAGCGATCGCCAATCTGATTCCGCAAGGCGATGAGGCGTTGGTACCAAAGCAACATGGCCTGATGACCGGGTTGGGCACGCTCGTCCCAATCAAGCTTGC is a genomic window containing:
- the treY gene encoding malto-oligosyltrehalose synthase, yielding MPSPPNPVSTYRLQLNDDLGFDAVRQLVPYLADLGVTHLYLSPIWKARPHSRHGYDICDPAVISHELGGEQGFTGLCEAAAHHSMGIVLDYVANHMCADSLYNEAWRDVLRNGPSSQFAEYFDIDWQPVKDELQNKVLLPILGHQYGTALESGELQVVHHRGDFSLRYWEQNLPLNPRQCRIILRHREEALAEVLAEEPETHQEFLSILFQLDHLPHYTDDSQAAISDRVRELNIAGQRLARLLDQSEPLQRHIDVNVQEFNGQPGSPASFDLLHELLELQPYRLSYWRTALHEINYRRFFDINELAGLRMESPQVFESAHAKVVELMHSGRVQGLRLDHIDGLYDPTSYLHQLRETVACGHPACYIVVEKILASTERLTSEWPVDGTTGYEYLNQVNRLFVKPKNLESIRRIYHSFSRRSVDFEEICYSAKQQIISTSMVSELNVLAHELNRMSEEDRRCRDFTLDSLQEALREVVACFPVYRTYISPRGVGEYDRDVVDRAINDAVVRNPAMESSIFSFIRESLCPDFAEPEGRILARRLRLAQKFQQYTSPVQAKGIEDTAFYRYCPLASLNEVGGEPAALGSPLEDFHAANAYRQASSPRSMITTSTHDTKRGEDARVRVSVLSELPEEWRKHLRIWSKIVAPARTRTGGQVAPDRNDEYLFYQSLLAIWSVPQGWNDERLQSRIHEYMSKAIKEAKTHSSWINPSNEYDNALAHFIRSLMTEQHSAAFRESFGAFADRIAYFGALNSLSQLTLKLASPGVTDFYQGTEFWDLTLVDPDNRHPVDFDTRRNWFSRWRAQADYALNENRVYDFAQIGQQPDAGELKAAITAIGLNFRRENPDLLIDGRYAPLYASGPISDHVVAFARIQGEKVLLAAVLRWFTELLGDAPYGKAAEEWHETVLPVPAQLAGKSVVNLLTNERWTCAGSIPLRALFGRIPAALVTLT